The following is a genomic window from Ignavibacteriota bacterium.
CACCGAATCCGCCCTGGTGTGCGATGCCCCGGTCAAGACGCAGGTCGTGGATGCCTGCCTCCGCCGCAATGCGCATTTCGTTGTGGGCGAGGATCTCGAGAAGCTCTCGCGCCTGATGTTCGACGCACGCGGTGCCCTCAACCCGGCGATGGTGGGGCGTTCCCCGCTGTTCATCGCCCGGGCGGCAGGGATCAGCGTCCCCGAGAACGTCTCGGTTCTCATCGCCGAACTCGAAGGCGTCGGGAAACCCTACCCCCTTTCGCGGGAGAAACTGTCGCCCGTCCTCTCGATGTATACCGTGGATGGATGGCGTGCTGCCTGCCACCGGTGCAATGAGCTCCTGGAATTCGGCGGCATCGGCCATACCTTGTCGATCCACTCGCGCGACAACGACATCATCATGAAGTTCGCGATGGAGAAGCCGGCATTCAGGATCCTGGTGAACACCCAGTCCGCACTCGGTGCTGTGGGCTACACCAATGGCCTTGATCCATCATTGACGCTCGGGCCCGGCACCTGGGGCGGTTCGATCATCTCCGAGAACGTGACCGCCCGGCATCTGATGAATGTGAAGAAACTGGCGTTTGAGACGCGGCCGATCAACCCTCCCGGATCCTCGTCTGCAGTGTCCACGCCCGAACACGGGAATCAGGCGCATGCGGTGACGAGCGACGGGATGATCTACGGTACGGCCCTCAGCGCTGAGGATGTGGACAGGCTTGCCCGGCAGTTCGCCCGGGAGCGGGGAATGTAAGAGAGAGGCTGGGATACGGGGACGTCGCCGCTGCTGTTCCTGGTACCTGCGGGGCGACGTGGGCGGGGGTCGACCAGGTCTGCAGTACCACGCACGACCGTGCGATCCCACCGTGACATGCATGGATGCATGCCGGTCCGCTGACCGGAGAACAAACGAACGTGTGACACCAACCAACCACTCATCCAGAAAGGATCCATCACTATGTCCATGATCAAGGAGTTCAAAGCATTCGCCATGCGCGGGAATGTGGCAGACATGGCCGTCGGTATCATCATCGGTGCCGCGTTCGGCAAGATCGTCTCCTCACTCGTGAGCGATGTCCTGATGCCCCCCATCGGCCTCATCGTCGGCGGCGTGGACTTCAGCGGACTGGGGATCACGCTGCGTGCGGCGACGGCCGATGCACCGGCCGTGATCATGAAGTACGGGGTGTTCGTGAACGCCATCATCGATTTCATCATCGTGGCATTCGCCATCTTCCTCCTGATCCGCGCACTCAACACGCTCAAAGAAGAAGGAAGAGGAAGCACCGGCAGCGCCTGCAGCACCCCCGAAGCAGGAGGTCCTGCTCGAAGAGATCCGCGATCTGCTGAAGGCCGGCAAGCGCTGATCGACCCTCGCTGCCCCTTTCAGGATACACCCAACACATGACAAAGGACAATACTCATGCGTAACCGTTCCATACAGATGCTTGCCGTGATCACACTCATCGTCGCTCTCGCCGTTCCGGGTGCTGCGCAGACCGATACCGCCAAAGGGCCGGTGTACGGCTGGACGCACTCCGTGATCGGTACGCTCACGGCGACCCAGGTAGCATTCACGGATTGGGCCCAGGGCGGTGAGAATGCCCTCGCCTGGGGCCTCGCGCTCGACGGCAAGAGTACGCTCGAGCAGCCGCATACCAGCTGGGCGAATTCCTATAAGTTCGGATTCGGCCAGACCCGCCTGGGCGATCAGGGGATCCGCAAAACGGACGACCGGATCGACCTGGAGAGCATGCTCACATACAAGATGTCGGAACATTGGAACCCGTATGCCGCGGCCACACTGAAAACCCAGTTCGCCCCGGGGTACAAGTATCCCTCCACCGGCCCTGAAGTGCAGGTCTCCCAGTTCTTCGACCCCGCCTTCATGACCCAGAGCGCGGGCGTGGTGTACCAGCCGGTCGCCGAGTTCAAGACCCGTTTCGGTCTCGGACTTCGTGAAGTGCTTTCCTCGAAGTTCGGCTACGCCGATGATCCCGAGACGCTGACGGAGATCGAGCACTCCAGCATCAATGGCGGCCTGGAATCCGTTTCCGAACTGACGCTGAAGCTCGACGAGCAGGTGTCATTCTCGTCCAAGCTGGAGCTCTTCTCCACGTTCAAGCATCTCGATCAGGTGATCCTGCGCAGCGACAATACCCTCGCCGCGAAGGTGAGCAAGTACATCACCGTCATGCTGAACGTTCAGCTCCTGAACGAGCGGGCGGTCAGCCCGCGTACCCAGATCAAAGAGACCCTCGCCATGGGTCTGAGCTACACGTTCCTTTGATCCAACCAGCTTCCTCCCCTCAAGGGGGTGTCCTAACGGACACCCCTTTTTTGTTTCATTTTGATACAGTTGTATCACAATGAGACACACCAATCCAGAGAAATGCCATTTCCAGGCCATTTTCACATTGTTTCGAATGGCACACGCCTTGCATTAATACAGACAAGAATTGATCAAGGAGAATGGAAATGAAAGATCTCGCATACACGCTGGCCTGGACATTCAAAGTGACATCGAAGTGGAGCATGGCGTTCGGCATGCTTCTGAGCGCTACCACGGTCTTCGGTGCGATCGCGCTTGCGGCAAAGGTTCTCCAGCATTCGAAGTTCTGATCCATTCTTCCCGTATCGGTACAGCTGCACGAGCTCAGAACCGGTGTCTGTCGTCCTATTGCCTCCCCCACTTCCGGGACGTGCGAGGTCCTTCGGAAGAGCAAGACAGACTCCCGGTTCTGATTTTTTGACACCCTCCGGCTTGTGATTCTCCCCCGCCTTTTCGATCTTACCCATCATGTCATCACACCGCATCTTCATCGTCGACGACGAGCCTCTTCTCCGGCAGTTGCTCGAACGCCATGTGACAGCGTCCTGGGGCCATACGGCCCGCACATTCCCCGATGCAGAGAGTTGCCTTGCCGCACTCGACGAGTCTCCCGACCTCATTCTCATGGACATCGGCCTGCCGGGGATCGGCGGTGTGGAAGCCTTGCGGCAGGTGCGAAAGGCCGATCCGGAACTTCCGGTGATCATGCTGTCGGCCCAGGAGAGCGTCGAGGTCGCCGTCAGCACGTGGAAGCTCGGCGCGCACGACTATCTCACCAAACCTCCCGACATCAGCCGGCTGGAAGCAAGTGTCCGCGCCGCATTGCACGTCCGATCACTGTCACGCGAGGTGATCCGGCTCCGGGAATCCGTCGCCGCGTCGGGCAACTTCGCGAACATCGTCACACACGACGGCAGGATGCAGGATGTGCTTGCCCACGTGCAGCGGGCAAGCGACAGTGATATCGCAGTGCTCATCCAAGGTGAAAGCGGCACGGGGAAAGAGCTCATCGCCCGGGCCCTGCATTTCAACGGCCGCCGCAAGGAAGGGCCCTTCGTC
Proteins encoded in this region:
- a CDS encoding DUF3078 domain-containing protein, with the protein product MRNRSIQMLAVITLIVALAVPGAAQTDTAKGPVYGWTHSVIGTLTATQVAFTDWAQGGENALAWGLALDGKSTLEQPHTSWANSYKFGFGQTRLGDQGIRKTDDRIDLESMLTYKMSEHWNPYAAATLKTQFAPGYKYPSTGPEVQVSQFFDPAFMTQSAGVVYQPVAEFKTRFGLGLREVLSSKFGYADDPETLTEIEHSSINGGLESVSELTLKLDEQVSFSSKLELFSTFKHLDQVILRSDNTLAAKVSKYITVMLNVQLLNERAVSPRTQIKETLAMGLSYTFL
- a CDS encoding sigma-54-dependent Fis family transcriptional regulator, whose product is MSSHRIFIVDDEPLLRQLLERHVTASWGHTARTFPDAESCLAALDESPDLILMDIGLPGIGGVEALRQVRKADPELPVIMLSAQESVEVAVSTWKLGAHDYLTKPPDISRLEASVRAALHVRSLSREVIRLRESVAASGNFANIVTHDGRMQDVLAHVQRASDSDIAVLIQGESGTGKELIARALHFNGRRKEGPFVVVNCASIPRELLESEIFGHEKGAFTGAIGRKIGKFELAHTGTIFLDEIGEMDMALQAKLLRVIQQREFDRVGGAATVRVDVRIVSATNRELRRAVREKQFREDLYYRISSFPIHLPALRERRSTSSSSPSIS
- a CDS encoding aldehyde dehydrogenase family protein → MDTDLQSIQEVRDALHAAHEAQLQFRSFTQEQVDRICAAMAAAGAAEAARLGRMATEETGFGKPEDKEKKNLFATQRVWESIAALKTVGVIHEDRERKLIHIAEPMGIVAALIPSTNPTSTVMFKALISVKARNAIIASPHPKAMRCTREAMNVLRDAAERAGAPRALMACLGVPTQEGTAELMRHKLTSIILATGSNAMVRAAYSSGRPAYGVGAGNVPAFIERTADTDKAVADILSGKQFDYGVLCSTESALVCDAPVKTQVVDACLRRNAHFVVGEDLEKLSRLMFDARGALNPAMVGRSPLFIARAAGISVPENVSVLIAELEGVGKPYPLSREKLSPVLSMYTVDGWRAACHRCNELLEFGGIGHTLSIHSRDNDIIMKFAMEKPAFRILVNTQSALGAVGYTNGLDPSLTLGPGTWGGSIISENVTARHLMNVKKLAFETRPINPPGSSSAVSTPEHGNQAHAVTSDGMIYGTALSAEDVDRLARQFARERGM